In Elephas maximus indicus isolate mEleMax1 chromosome 7, mEleMax1 primary haplotype, whole genome shotgun sequence, the following proteins share a genomic window:
- the LRRN4CL gene encoding LRRN4 C-terminal-like protein, whose translation MLGSPCLLWLLVVTFSLVPRAQPLAPQDFEEKEEDETPRPPSQPVPCDYDRCRHLQVPCKELQRAGPTACLCPGLSSPSQPPDPPRLGEVHVVAEEGRALVHWCAPFSPVHQYWLLLWEGSGAPQKGPPLNSTVRRAELEGLKAGGAYIVCVVAANEAGESSVPRADGESLTGANFPAFGPCGRLAVPPRPLTLVHAAVGVGTGLALLSCSALVWHFCLRERWGCPRRQARAAEGL comes from the coding sequence ATGCTGGGCTCACCCTGCCTACTGTGGCTCCTGGTCGTGACCTTCTCCTTGGTTCCCAGAGCTCAGCCCTTGGCTCCTCAAGACTttgaggaaaaggaggaagatgaGACTCCAAGGCCACCCTCCCAGCCTGTCCCCTGTGACTATGACCGCTGCCGCCACCTGCAGGTACCCTGCAAGGAGCTGCAGAGGGCCGGGCCCACGGCCTGCCTGTGCCCTGGACTCTCCAGCCCCTCCCAGCCACCAGACCCACCTCGCCTAGGAGAAGTGCACGTGGTGGCCGAGGAGGGCCGGGCGCTGGTCCACTGGTGTGCTCCCTTCTCCCCCGTCCACCAATACTGGCTGCTGCTTTGGGAAGGCAGCGGGGCTCCCCAAAAGGGGCCCCCCCTGAACTCTACCGTCCGAAGAGCAGAACTGGAGGGACTGAAGGCTGGGGGGGCTTACATCGTTTGTGTGGTGGCTGCCAACGAGGCAGGAGAAAGCAGCGTGCCCCGGGCCGACGGGGAGAGCCTCACGGGGGCCAACTTTCCTGCCTTCGGGCCCTGCGGCCGGCTTGCCGTGCCCCCCAGGCCGCTCACCTTGGTCCATGCGGCCGTGGGCGTGGGCACAGGCCTGGCCCTGCTCAGCTGCTCGGCCCTGGTCTGGCACTTCTGCCTACGGGAGCGCTGGGGCTGTCCCCGCCGCCAAGCCCGGGCCGCAGAGGGGCTCTGA